One Littorina saxatilis isolate snail1 linkage group LG12, US_GU_Lsax_2.0, whole genome shotgun sequence genomic region harbors:
- the LOC138982711 gene encoding G-protein coupled receptor 183-like encodes MASATTDSGVKVTSLLGLANMTLTHSLLNASDTTSGTPTLTPEERAQVEQYMATIDAIKQTYMWIIFAFGFPGNLISLVIILRLRCFGSPALYVATLAVVDNAAIMVKLLLVLFGEYKVSIGLMGCKAMFFLGNHLVVYANWVLVTMALERFVAVWQPLRVNRMWSTRKAAISLTVVLLVTVALTSPLFVTVTVTDKGGKQTCAVDPQYRLFMSIWQWCQVAAYGFLPCVMLLTLNVFIIVIISRARRFHRSMNPSFKSNGSATNNNSNNASTSSSCSMPGGGVQRQATILLLVTSAVLVITTTPVCVYILLQQWWQPRPGTVDFARKQLVGFVLRAVCDANHSVNFYLYFVSARKFRAYFCKAVCWLCHRHGSGRGFDTATRHFSNTRSTLRLKDKSQGHMLLYQRKKTEKDDDDDGENSESIKLAQHNGCLATTCSSPL; translated from the exons ATGGCATCCGCGACAACCGACTCCGGAGTCAAGGTAACCTCTCTCCTTGGCCTCGCCAACATGACCTTGACCCACTCACTGCTCAACGCGAGCGACACCACGAGCGGGACCCCGACCTTGACCCCGGAAGAGAGAGCGCAGGTGGAGCAATATATGGCCACCATCGACGCCATCAAGCAGACCTACATGTGGATCATCTTCGCCTTCGGTTTCCCTGGCAACCTGATCAGCCTGGTGATCATCCTGAGGTTGCGCTGCTTCGGGTCGCCCGCTCTGTACGTGGCCACGCTAGCTGTGGTGGACAATGCGGCCATCATGGTCAAGCTGCTCCTCGTGCTATTCGGGGAGTACAAG GTGTCAATAGGCCTCATGGGCTGCAAGGCGATGTTCTTCCTCGGCAACCATCTGGTGGTGTACGCCAACTGGGTGCTGGTCACCATGGCACTGGAACGCTTTGTGGCCGTCTGGCAGCCGCTCAGGGTCAACCGGATGTGGTCCACACGCAAGGCCGCCATCAGCCTCACTGTGGTGCTGCTCGTCACCGTGGCCTTGACCTCTCCCCTCTTCGTCACGGTCACGGTCACAGACAAGGGAGGCAAGCAGACATGCGCCGTGGACCCACAGTACAG GTTGTTCATGAGCATCTGGCAGTGGTGTCAGGTGGCGGCCTACGGCTTCCTGCCCTGCGTCATGCTCCTCACCCTCAACgtcttcatcatcgtcatcatcagccGCGCGCGCCGCTTCCATCGCTCTATGAACCCTTCCTTCAAGAGCAACGGCAGcgccaccaacaacaacagcaacaacgccTCCACCAGCAGCTCGTGCAGCATGCCTGGGGGCGGTGTCCAGCGTCAGGCCACGATCCTGCTGCTGGTCACCTCGGCCGTCCTGGTCATCACCACCACCCCGgtgtgtgtctacatcttgCTGCAGCAGTGGTGGCAGCCCCGCCCCGGCACCGTGGACTTCGCCAGGAAACAGCTGGTCGGCTTCGTGCTCCGGGCCGTGTGCGACGCCAACCATTCCGTCAACTTTTACCTCTACTTCGTCAG TGCCAGGAAATTCCGGGCGTATTTCTGCAAGGCGGTCTGCTGGCTGTGTCACCGCCACGGTTCAGGACGAGGCTTTGACACCGCCACGCGTCACTTTTCCAATACAAGGTCAACGCTGAGGTTGAAGGACAAATCCCAAGGTCACATGCTGCTGTATCAGCGGAAAAAGACGGAGAaggatgacgacgacgatggcgAAAACAGCGAGAGTATCAAACTGGCTCAACACAATGGATGTCTTGCCACTACTTGCAGCTCTCCCTTGTAA